A stretch of the Actinopolymorpha sp. NPDC004070 genome encodes the following:
- a CDS encoding transposase, which translates to MASVIGKTVNGRTFYYLAESARVGGAPRVVAQRYLGSAEDIAAALAGGRGPAPTPEHTRHLAFGDVAAVWRVLTDLAVADLVDGLVGPGRGRVSVGTYLALAVARQTVAPESEPGDVDLGEWWSTTAGQRFVRPRIDPGALDHRAFWRAMRRLGPDRRRLLEAGVLDRLRTELTEPAAGPAEHLEPAGPVLVLDVPHFTTYAGPADADAGVDDSAAEPWLAGLAAAVTLDGAVPLTAELYRHGDPSTTAFTVLSERLAARYAGLGGRAPVTVVVDAGQSAEVDFAARTVRHFVASLPLTDHPELAARPATGRRAVDRERFPGVTALDTRVRVAGVDRRVILVHSTALRAAQTQALARDLSSATRRLADLAGSLERRTLHRSREQVAAEVARITRFRWVERVLSTSLSGGEDGPRLRWRVDEAALARLRHEVFGKQVLVTDHDDWPVADVLTAYRARYRLEATLRQFVAPVTSAPSPRWRWTDERVAVHSLVCLLATTVAHVMRRRAQHAGVDLSVRDLFTRLAGIEETVVSYPSTGGRPRARRVLVDLDPLQRRLCTVFGLDEWTPGPR; encoded by the coding sequence ATGGCGTCGGTGATCGGCAAGACGGTGAACGGCCGGACCTTCTACTACCTCGCGGAGTCCGCCCGGGTCGGGGGAGCGCCTCGGGTGGTGGCCCAGCGTTACCTCGGCAGCGCCGAGGACATCGCCGCGGCGCTGGCGGGCGGGCGCGGCCCGGCGCCCACACCTGAGCACACCCGGCATCTCGCCTTCGGCGACGTCGCGGCGGTCTGGCGGGTGCTCACCGACCTCGCCGTGGCGGACCTGGTGGACGGGCTCGTCGGGCCCGGCCGGGGCCGGGTCTCCGTCGGCACCTACCTCGCACTGGCGGTGGCCCGGCAGACGGTCGCCCCGGAGTCCGAGCCGGGCGACGTCGACCTCGGCGAGTGGTGGTCGACCACGGCGGGGCAGCGGTTCGTCAGGCCGCGGATCGACCCGGGCGCGCTGGACCACCGGGCGTTCTGGCGGGCGATGCGCAGGCTCGGACCGGACCGGCGACGGCTGCTCGAGGCAGGCGTGCTCGACCGGCTGCGGACCGAACTCACCGAGCCCGCCGCCGGGCCGGCCGAACACCTCGAGCCGGCCGGGCCGGTGCTCGTGCTCGACGTACCCCACTTCACGACGTACGCCGGTCCCGCCGATGCCGACGCCGGCGTCGATGACTCGGCGGCCGAACCGTGGCTGGCCGGCCTGGCGGCGGCGGTCACCCTGGACGGCGCGGTCCCGCTGACCGCCGAGCTCTACCGGCACGGCGACCCGTCGACCACCGCGTTCACGGTGCTCAGTGAGCGGCTCGCCGCCCGGTACGCCGGGCTCGGTGGCCGGGCGCCGGTGACGGTCGTGGTGGACGCGGGCCAGTCCGCCGAGGTCGACTTCGCCGCGCGTACCGTCAGGCACTTCGTCGCCTCGCTGCCGCTGACCGACCATCCCGAGCTGGCCGCGCGGCCGGCGACGGGACGGCGGGCGGTCGACCGGGAGCGGTTTCCGGGCGTCACCGCACTGGACACCCGCGTCCGGGTCGCGGGAGTCGACCGGAGGGTCATCCTGGTGCACTCCACCGCGCTGCGTGCGGCGCAGACGCAGGCCCTCGCCCGGGACCTGAGCAGCGCCACCCGGCGGCTGGCCGACCTCGCCGGGTCTCTGGAACGCCGTACGCTGCACCGGTCACGGGAGCAGGTGGCCGCGGAGGTCGCCCGCATCACCCGCTTCCGCTGGGTCGAGCGCGTGCTCTCCACCAGCCTGAGCGGCGGCGAGGACGGGCCGCGTCTGCGCTGGAGGGTGGACGAGGCGGCGCTCGCCCGGCTGCGGCACGAGGTGTTCGGCAAGCAGGTGCTGGTCACCGACCACGACGACTGGCCGGTCGCCGACGTACTCACCGCCTATCGCGCGCGCTACCGCCTCGAGGCGACCCTGCGCCAGTTCGTCGCCCCGGTGACGTCCGCACCGTCGCCCCGGTGGCGGTGGACCGACGAACGCGTGGCGGTGCACTCGCTGGTGTGCCTGCTCGCCACCACGGTCGCGCACGTGATGCGGCGGCGCGCACAGCACGCGGGAGTCGACCTGTCGGTCCGCGACCTCTTCACGCGGCTGGCCGGCATCGAGGAGACCGTCGTCTCCTACCCGTCGACCGGCGGGCGGCCACGCGCACGCCGGGTGCTGGTCGACCTCGATCCCCTGCAGCGCCGGCTGTGCACGGTGTTCGGCCTGGACGAGTGGACGCCCGGCCCGCGCTGA
- a CDS encoding bifunctional FO biosynthesis protein CofGH, which produces MPAEPAPPASAMRRALARAGAGKTLNVDEAAVLLHARDTDLDTLTGHASRVRDAGLVAAGRPGVITYSRKVFIPLTRLCRDRCGYCTFVTVPGRLPAPYLSPDEVLDIARQGAAMGCKEALFTLGDRPEDRWDAAQEWLDEAGYDDTLSYVRAMAIRVLEETGLLPHLNPGVLSWRDLQRLKPVAPSMGMMLETTARRLFTERGGPHFGSPDKDPDIRLRVLEDAGRSAVPFTTGLLIGIGETHHERAEALFEIRRIARTYGGIQEVIVQNFRAKPDTKMRSAPDADLRDLAATIAVARLVLGPSVRIQAPPNLIDDEYALMLAAGIDDWGGVSPLTPDHVNPERAWPQVADLARRTASGGFELRERLTIYPEYVRAGEPWLDPRLRRHVQALVDPATGLANEDAIPAGLPWQEPDGGWPADAGTGRTDLHVTVDTEGRTDDRRTDFDSVYGDWDELAGQVSKAPQRFDADVKAALRRAEHDPAGLSDDDALALLHADGAELEALTKLADDLRREAAGDDITFVVTRNINFTNVCYTGCRFCAFAQRRTDADAYTLSLEQVGDRVDEAWEAGATEICMQGGIHPDLPGTAYFDLAAEVKRRRPDIHLHAFSPMEVINGVSRTNLPIREWLQRAREAGVDSLPGTAAEILDDDVRWTLTKGKLPTASWTEVVSTAHDLGIPTTSTMMYGHVDTPAHWVGHIKLIASLQRRSLEANGRPGFTEFVLLPFVHTSAPIYLAGLARPGPTPRENRAVHALSRLLLHGLVDNIQCSWVKLGPELCRSVLDGGVNDLGGTLMEETISRMAGADNGSYKTISDLRALAAPTGRPLKQRTTGYGVPDPERVAAAEASDGVCAAVRRPLPLLT; this is translated from the coding sequence ATGCCGGCGGAGCCCGCACCGCCGGCGTCGGCGATGCGGCGTGCCCTGGCCCGGGCCGGTGCCGGCAAGACGCTGAACGTCGACGAGGCGGCCGTTCTGCTGCACGCCCGCGACACCGACCTCGACACGCTCACCGGGCACGCCTCCCGGGTGCGCGACGCCGGTCTGGTCGCCGCCGGCCGCCCGGGCGTGATCACCTACAGCCGGAAGGTGTTCATCCCGCTGACCCGGCTGTGCCGGGACCGCTGCGGCTACTGCACGTTCGTCACCGTGCCCGGCCGGCTGCCCGCGCCCTACCTCAGTCCCGACGAGGTGCTCGACATCGCCCGCCAGGGCGCGGCGATGGGCTGCAAGGAAGCGCTGTTCACCCTCGGCGACCGGCCGGAGGACCGTTGGGACGCAGCGCAGGAGTGGCTGGACGAGGCGGGCTACGACGACACGCTCTCCTACGTACGCGCGATGGCGATCCGCGTCCTGGAGGAGACCGGACTGCTGCCCCACCTCAACCCCGGCGTGCTGTCCTGGCGTGACCTGCAGCGGCTGAAGCCGGTGGCGCCGTCGATGGGGATGATGCTGGAGACCACGGCGCGCCGGTTGTTCACCGAACGCGGCGGGCCCCACTTCGGCTCACCGGACAAGGACCCCGACATCCGGCTGCGGGTGCTGGAGGACGCCGGCCGCAGTGCCGTGCCGTTCACCACCGGACTGCTCATCGGGATCGGTGAGACGCACCACGAGCGCGCCGAGGCACTGTTCGAGATCCGCCGGATCGCCCGCACCTACGGCGGCATCCAGGAAGTCATCGTCCAGAACTTCCGCGCCAAGCCGGACACGAAGATGCGGTCCGCACCCGACGCGGACCTGCGCGACCTGGCGGCGACCATCGCGGTCGCCCGCCTCGTGCTGGGGCCGAGCGTGCGGATCCAGGCGCCGCCGAACCTCATCGACGACGAGTACGCGCTGATGCTCGCGGCCGGGATCGACGACTGGGGTGGCGTCTCGCCGCTCACTCCCGACCATGTCAACCCCGAACGCGCCTGGCCGCAGGTGGCCGACCTGGCCCGTCGGACGGCGTCGGGCGGCTTCGAACTGCGGGAGCGGCTGACGATCTACCCCGAGTACGTCCGCGCCGGCGAGCCCTGGCTCGACCCACGCCTGCGCCGGCACGTGCAGGCGCTCGTCGACCCGGCCACCGGCCTCGCGAACGAGGACGCGATCCCGGCCGGCCTGCCCTGGCAGGAACCCGACGGCGGCTGGCCGGCCGACGCCGGCACCGGCCGTACGGACCTGCACGTCACCGTGGACACCGAGGGCCGCACCGACGACCGGCGTACCGACTTCGACTCGGTCTACGGCGACTGGGACGAGCTCGCCGGACAGGTTTCCAAGGCACCGCAGCGCTTCGACGCCGACGTCAAGGCCGCCTTGCGCCGGGCCGAACACGACCCGGCCGGGCTGAGCGACGACGACGCGCTGGCACTGCTGCACGCGGACGGCGCCGAACTCGAGGCACTCACGAAGCTGGCCGACGACCTGCGCCGGGAGGCGGCCGGCGACGACATCACGTTCGTGGTGACGCGCAACATCAACTTCACCAACGTCTGTTACACCGGTTGCCGGTTCTGCGCGTTCGCCCAGCGGCGCACCGACGCCGACGCCTACACGTTGTCCCTGGAACAGGTGGGCGACCGGGTGGACGAGGCGTGGGAGGCCGGTGCGACCGAGATCTGCATGCAGGGCGGGATCCACCCCGACCTGCCGGGCACGGCGTACTTCGACCTGGCGGCCGAGGTCAAGCGCCGCCGGCCGGACATACACCTGCACGCGTTCAGCCCGATGGAGGTCATCAACGGCGTCTCGCGGACGAACCTGCCCATTCGTGAGTGGCTGCAACGGGCACGCGAGGCCGGTGTGGACTCGTTGCCGGGAACGGCCGCGGAGATCCTCGACGACGATGTCCGCTGGACGCTGACCAAGGGAAAGCTGCCCACGGCGAGTTGGACGGAGGTGGTGAGCACCGCGCACGACCTCGGCATCCCCACCACCTCGACGATGATGTACGGCCACGTGGACACTCCCGCGCACTGGGTCGGCCACATCAAGCTGATCGCTTCCCTGCAGCGCCGGAGCCTGGAGGCCAACGGGCGGCCGGGATTCACCGAGTTCGTGCTGCTGCCGTTCGTGCACACCAGCGCGCCGATCTACCTCGCGGGTCTGGCCCGCCCGGGACCGACGCCGCGGGAGAACCGCGCCGTGCACGCGCTGTCCCGGTTGCTGCTGCACGGGCTGGTGGACAACATCCAGTGCTCCTGGGTGAAGCTCGGGCCCGAGCTGTGCCGTTCGGTGCTCGACGGCGGTGTCAACGACCTCGGCGGAACGCTGATGGAGGAGACGATCAGCCGGATGGCGGGCGCCGACAACGGGTCGTACAAG